The nucleotide window CGCCTTCCATACCACCTGAAGTACCGCAATCGAAGAAGTCGATGCCTTTGGCCTTCAAGATGTCGTTGTGACGAAGTGAATCCTTGTAGTAGGAGTTCCCACCATCGATCAAGATGTCACCCTTGCCGAGTAACGTACTCAATGATTCGATTGTGGAGTCCGTAGGCTTACCAGCTGGAACCATGACCCAAACAACCTTAGGTGATGGTAACTTAGCAACCATGTCTTCCAAACTGTCGGCACCTTCAGCACCAGCAGCAACAGCCTTGTCGACAAAATCCTTGTTTAAATCAAAACCAACGATTTCGTGGTCGTGATCCATTGCGTTCTTAGCCAAGCTAAGACCCATCTTACCTAAACCAATTAATCCGAGTTTCATGAAATTAATCTCCTTTACAAGATACGAAATTTTTCTGACAATGAGTATTATATGTAAAAAAGTTTCACATTTCAAGAGAAATGATGTAAAATGTTTACAAAAATAAAATTAAATCAAAATTCGTAACTTTGAAAGGGGACGGTGACCATCGCTCGTTCTACTATTGGCAAGATTCGTGGAACCTATGACCAATTATCTCGAACTGAAAAAAAAGTGGCGCAACTGGCGTTGGATAGTCCAGCAGTTGTCAGTGAAATGACGATTAAGGAACTTTCTAGCGCCGCTGGTGTGTCTACGGCCACCATTTCCCGTTTTGTGAAGCGTATGAATTACGCTAACTACCGGGAGTTTACCATGGCACTGATGCACACGTCTATTGAAGACACTTCGCACCCTAGTTCCTTTCCTGAGTTGGCCGAGGGCGATTCACTTGCGACCATTGCAAGTAAGACGTTTCACTTTTCAATGAGTTCTTTAGAGGCCACTAATGAAGCTCTGAATGAGCAGGATCTTGCCCGGGCTGTCTTAAAATTGATCAACTCGAAGACCATCAGTTTCTTTGGGTTAGGGGGATCATCAATTGCCGCGTTGGATGGCTATCACAAGTTCATGCGGACTTCACTCAATGTGGCCTACTACCCGGACTATGATATCCAGCTGATGCAAGCCGCTCGGATGGGTGAGGATGACTGTGCGGTAATTATTTCCCACTCGGGGCGGAACCATGAAACGTTAAAAATTGTGGACGAATTGAAGCGAAATGATGTGACCATCATCGCTATCACTAGTTACAGTGGGTCTCCACTGGCGCAACGCGCGGATGTAGCCTTCCTTTCATTAACCGATGAAGTGAACTATCGGTCGGAGGGGATGTATTCATTAATTTCTCAACTAGCGATTCTGGACAGTCTGTTTATGATGACGGTCCTACGGATTTCTTCACGAACGGACCACATTCTAACCAAAGTTCGAGACGTGATTGAACAGACTCGCCACGAATCCTAAGCAACATGGTATAATAGTTAGTAATCTTTCCATGCTATGGAGAAACGGTGACTGACGGTGAAACGACGAGACTATCAACCTATATATGACAACACATTTCGCCGGCACCATCGGGTACGGCGTTGGTTAGTCGTGCTTATCTTGTTAGTATTCGCCGGAGCCGGTTACTTTGGCTGGTATCAATGGCAGTCTCACCAGCGTGAACAGTTGGCCAACTATCCAGTGCGCGGCGTGACGCTTAATCAGGATAGTGGGTATCTAGACTTTCAGCAGTTGGCCAATCACGAGACTTTTGTCTACCTTCAGGCAACCTCTGGGGCGACTTATACCGACGATGATTTCAGCGACAATTATTCGCGTTCACAAGGGGCATCACTGAAGGTGGGTGTCATTCACACCTTCAGTTTTACCACGTCTGCCAAACGCCAGTATCATCACTTTAAGGCAACGGTCGGTAACAACTCTGGGACGTTACCGATTATGGTGGCCGTCAATTACTATGGTAAATATAATAGTAATAGTCAGGACATGGCGATTCAGGGGCAGAAACTGAAGCATTTGATTGAGAAGCTGCAAGGTCACTATCACCAGGGTGTGATTGTCTTTGCCAACAAGCAGGTGCTGACCCAATTTGTGAAGCCGGTCTTACCCAGTCAAGATTACTGGATTGCTGGTGGTAAACTTAGCGCAAACTCGAAACAAGTTAAGTTCATTGAGTACGATGCTGATGGCTCGGTCACCCAGAATGGGCAAGAGCAGACCGTGGCGCGCTCCGTATTCAATGGAACCAAGCAAGATTGGCAAACCTTTGCCCGGGGATAAGTGTTCACCCAGTCTTAAATTAAACAGCGACAAAAAGACTCACCCGTTAGCTTTGACTGTGTCAAAGTTAGCGGGTGAGTTCGTTAGTCTGTCCAAATTTTAGGAGTCGCCATCAAGTGGGTGCATGGCGTAAGTGCAGTCGTCAGCTTCATCGAAGAATGAAATGGGTTGACGCTCATTGGCGTGAATCGTCAAATGATAGCCAAACTTGTCCTGAAAGGTGAGTTGCTGTTCATTAAGGTCCTTGACCCGGACTTGAAGCTGGTGATCATCAATTTGCACGTCAAGATTAGGACTAATTTCTAACCGGTGTTGGCGCTGGTTATGGGGGTCAACAAACTGCCAAGTTCCAACGTAAAACAACGGTGAGTCACTAGGTTGCGTCTGCTGTTTCTTGCGCAACGAAAAGCCGCCGGTTAATCCGGCAACTAGTGAAATACCAAAAAGTGCGATCTCTCGACCCTTCACCGGTAATCCCTCCCTTGAAAGAATTTGCGTAAAACCCGAAACCTAATTGCTCAGGTGGTTTCAATACTCTGGTTGATTACCTCTTAAATATAACATTTTTGGCTAAGAATGCCGCAACAATTCCCTCCTTTTTTGGGAAAATTAATCCTTATGCTATCGCAGAGAGAGTCCGACTGTTAAAATGAGTTTATCAACTAAAACACGGTGGAGGGATCATGATGATTCGAATGGGAACAGTAGGTACTAACTGGATTACGCAGCAGCTGGTTGAAGCACTGGCGCTGAGCAAGTCTTACGAGTTGGCGGCAGTGTATTCTCGCCATGCGGACACGGGGGCAGCCTTTGCGGCGAAGAACCACGCCCAAGCGAGCTATACTGACTATGAGGAGATGTTGACCCAGGCGGATTTAGATGCTGTTTACATTGCTTCACCTAACAGTTTACACTTTGAGCAAGCCATGGCGGCCATTCAACACGACGTTTCAATTGTCGTGGAAAAGCCGGCCTTC belongs to Levilactobacillus yonginensis and includes:
- a CDS encoding MurR/RpiR family transcriptional regulator, which translates into the protein MTIARSTIGKIRGTYDQLSRTEKKVAQLALDSPAVVSEMTIKELSSAAGVSTATISRFVKRMNYANYREFTMALMHTSIEDTSHPSSFPELAEGDSLATIASKTFHFSMSSLEATNEALNEQDLARAVLKLINSKTISFFGLGGSSIAALDGYHKFMRTSLNVAYYPDYDIQLMQAARMGEDDCAVIISHSGRNHETLKIVDELKRNDVTIIAITSYSGSPLAQRADVAFLSLTDEVNYRSEGMYSLISQLAILDSLFMMTVLRISSRTDHILTKVRDVIEQTRHES
- a CDS encoding DUF4828 domain-containing protein, whose amino-acid sequence is MKGREIALFGISLVAGLTGGFSLRKKQQTQPSDSPLFYVGTWQFVDPHNQRQHRLEISPNLDVQIDDHQLQVRVKDLNEQQLTFQDKFGYHLTIHANERQPISFFDEADDCTYAMHPLDGDS
- a CDS encoding GH25 family lysozyme, producing the protein MKRRDYQPIYDNTFRRHHRVRRWLVVLILLVFAGAGYFGWYQWQSHQREQLANYPVRGVTLNQDSGYLDFQQLANHETFVYLQATSGATYTDDDFSDNYSRSQGASLKVGVIHTFSFTTSAKRQYHHFKATVGNNSGTLPIMVAVNYYGKYNSNSQDMAIQGQKLKHLIEKLQGHYHQGVIVFANKQVLTQFVKPVLPSQDYWIAGGKLSANSKQVKFIEYDADGSVTQNGQEQTVARSVFNGTKQDWQTFARG